The following proteins are encoded in a genomic region of Mycobacterium sp. 155:
- a CDS encoding YfcC family protein, which produces MSAVEAGAEPGARRKILKIPHPFVILTGVVALMALLTHVIPAGAYKRVTNSLGVEVLDPGSFHQVASTPVTLMQFLTSIPRGLVEAGWIVALCFFVGGAFEVISRIGLIPAMVESLANRFSSRKTMIIPVLILVFATIDAFIGTPELIVVYVPIVLPLMLRLGFDSITGVAVVLCGSAAGFSAGITNPFTIAIGQKLSGLPLYSGWEFRVVTFFITWAVAVAYVLFYARRILKDPTKSRTYEGDIEKRQRLIVEADLDEGTRLGLRQKIAGVFSLVVFAVMVTGMVSWNWDLPEMCAAFLVIGVGSALIARMDVDTMCDTLMLGAQNMMVGALVIGISRAISVVMTDGQIVDTVVHAMASGLAQLPPGITIFGVLIAVTLLNFLIPSGSGKAVVLFPILAPLADVIGVTRQTMVTTFQLGDGFTLYLWPTVGYFMAALALAGVSWPKWVRFYLPLAAIFLTLAMVYLLVAQAIHYGPF; this is translated from the coding sequence ATGTCTGCTGTCGAAGCTGGGGCGGAGCCCGGCGCGCGAAGGAAAATTCTGAAGATCCCGCACCCGTTCGTGATCTTGACGGGCGTGGTCGCCCTGATGGCGCTCCTCACCCATGTGATACCCGCAGGCGCCTACAAACGGGTGACCAACAGCCTGGGCGTCGAGGTCCTGGACCCTGGCAGCTTCCATCAGGTGGCGAGCACGCCGGTGACGCTCATGCAGTTCCTGACGTCGATCCCCCGCGGCCTCGTCGAGGCCGGTTGGATCGTCGCGCTGTGCTTCTTCGTCGGCGGCGCATTCGAGGTGATCAGCAGGATCGGCCTGATCCCGGCGATGGTGGAGAGCTTGGCGAACCGGTTTTCGAGCCGCAAGACCATGATCATCCCGGTGCTGATCCTGGTGTTCGCCACGATCGACGCCTTCATCGGCACCCCGGAGTTGATCGTCGTCTACGTACCGATCGTCTTGCCGCTGATGCTGAGGCTGGGTTTCGATTCCATCACCGGCGTTGCCGTCGTCCTCTGTGGTTCGGCAGCCGGTTTTTCGGCCGGTATCACCAATCCGTTCACCATCGCGATCGGCCAGAAACTATCCGGCTTGCCGCTCTACTCGGGGTGGGAGTTTCGCGTCGTCACGTTCTTCATCACGTGGGCGGTCGCTGTCGCGTACGTGTTGTTCTACGCTCGCCGGATCCTGAAGGACCCTACGAAGAGTCGCACCTATGAGGGAGACATCGAGAAGCGCCAGCGGTTGATCGTCGAGGCGGATCTCGACGAGGGCACCCGGCTCGGTCTGCGCCAGAAGATCGCGGGCGTGTTCTCACTGGTCGTCTTTGCGGTGATGGTCACCGGCATGGTCTCGTGGAACTGGGATCTACCCGAGATGTGTGCCGCGTTCCTCGTCATCGGGGTCGGCTCGGCGCTCATCGCGCGGATGGACGTCGACACCATGTGCGACACCCTGATGCTCGGTGCGCAGAACATGATGGTCGGTGCCCTGGTCATCGGAATATCCCGGGCTATCTCGGTGGTGATGACCGACGGACAGATCGTCGACACCGTCGTCCACGCGATGGCCAGCGGACTGGCGCAGCTGCCCCCTGGGATCACAATCTTCGGCGTCCTGATCGCGGTCACACTGCTCAACTTCCTGATCCCCTCGGGAAGCGGCAAGGCCGTCGTCCTGTTCCCGATCCTGGCGCCACTAGCCGACGTCATCGGCGTGACCAGGCAGACCATGGTCACCACGTTCCAGCTCGGCGACGGATTCACGCTGTACCTGTGGCCGACGGTCGGCTACTTCATGGCCGCGCTCGCTCTGGCGGGAGTCTCCTGGCCCAAGTGGGTGCGCTTCTACCTGCCCCTTGCTGCAATCTTCCTGACGCTGGCCATGGTGTACCTGCTTGTCGCACAGGCCATCCACTACGGTCCTTTCTGA
- a CDS encoding MFS transporter — protein sequence MRQGPLAGRYPAVAAMVTLALIPYLALSAAIDPLVPIIAEQLHMTTQAMSLSSGLGNAAYAVGTVLAVQFAQHLPQRRMLLAYAVVLVIGSVLAAAAQNAGMFVCGHVLQGLATSMLLIAAAPPLTIGFPKYRLRHTAVIMNMCVFGAVALGPFVGGVQAESHAWRPLFWIVAGIALLALVMATLTFDDAPPADLDAPRDLWAIGLASVGCAAAFIGASQLTTHGFGDAAVSAPMFGGLVLIVILIVYQFRASRPLLTIRTMLTSSIPVAGVGVALFAAAASVAATALTAEVFLQTYTPVQVGLMYLPELGGAVVMAFVFGFVISRRSMHYLPLIGMGFLAAGIVVFWFALPSSQPLVLLASALTGLALGATVAPALFVAGFSLQSNSLQRVFAIIELLRAVAAFMVAPIFAHFAATVSTDLATGTGYALWVGLGLAIGGAVFGVAVYVLSGARPQVPDLNRFLDGEAPAWYSPPLLAKLRGGTAASPIPAEPAPLGSPSPVHDASASAGPVLFAYDGSELAGFAIEQAAAQLPPWRDALVVCVWQPVDVGFTPIGSRHFDADQATEVRHAAERTAAHGASLADDAGFLASSVAVESSPTWRGIVETAREHNASLIVIGPHRRSGLLGHLQGSVAGAVIAHATTPVLVIPEQANRQSDDTGRVVAETGVAGL from the coding sequence ATGCGCCAGGGGCCGCTGGCTGGACGCTATCCGGCCGTCGCCGCCATGGTGACGCTCGCGCTCATTCCGTACCTGGCACTGTCCGCGGCGATCGACCCGTTGGTGCCGATCATCGCTGAGCAGCTGCACATGACCACTCAGGCGATGAGCCTGAGTTCCGGCTTGGGCAATGCCGCTTATGCGGTCGGTACCGTGCTGGCGGTTCAGTTCGCCCAGCACCTGCCGCAGCGCAGAATGCTGCTTGCCTATGCCGTCGTTCTGGTGATCGGTTCGGTGCTGGCGGCCGCCGCCCAGAACGCCGGAATGTTTGTCTGCGGCCACGTACTCCAAGGCCTGGCGACCAGCATGCTGCTCATCGCCGCCGCACCACCGCTGACGATCGGCTTCCCCAAATATCGACTGCGCCACACCGCCGTGATCATGAACATGTGTGTGTTCGGCGCGGTCGCGCTCGGCCCGTTCGTCGGTGGTGTACAAGCCGAGTCACACGCCTGGCGACCCTTGTTCTGGATCGTTGCGGGCATCGCACTGCTGGCACTGGTGATGGCCACGTTGACGTTCGACGACGCTCCGCCGGCCGACCTCGACGCACCACGAGATCTGTGGGCCATCGGGTTGGCCTCGGTGGGCTGCGCGGCGGCCTTCATCGGTGCCTCCCAACTCACAACGCACGGCTTCGGGGATGCGGCAGTGTCCGCACCGATGTTCGGCGGACTCGTATTGATCGTGATTCTGATCGTCTATCAATTCCGCGCCAGCCGGCCACTGCTGACGATCCGGACGATGCTGACCAGTTCGATCCCGGTGGCCGGTGTGGGCGTTGCACTGTTCGCGGCAGCCGCCTCGGTGGCGGCGACCGCATTGACTGCCGAGGTCTTCCTGCAGACATACACCCCGGTGCAGGTGGGGCTGATGTACCTCCCCGAGCTCGGTGGCGCGGTGGTTATGGCCTTCGTGTTCGGCTTCGTCATCTCCCGACGGTCAATGCATTACCTGCCACTCATCGGCATGGGCTTTCTCGCCGCCGGGATCGTCGTGTTCTGGTTCGCGCTGCCGTCCAGTCAGCCGCTGGTCCTGCTGGCGTCGGCGTTGACGGGACTGGCACTGGGTGCGACCGTGGCTCCTGCGCTCTTTGTTGCGGGCTTCTCGCTGCAGTCCAACAGCCTGCAGCGTGTCTTCGCGATCATCGAGCTACTACGAGCGGTGGCTGCATTCATGGTGGCGCCCATCTTCGCCCACTTTGCGGCGACGGTGTCGACCGATCTGGCGACAGGCACTGGCTATGCGCTATGGGTCGGATTAGGGCTGGCGATCGGCGGCGCAGTCTTCGGGGTGGCGGTCTACGTTCTGAGTGGCGCGCGACCCCAAGTACCCGATCTCAATCGCTTTCTCGATGGCGAAGCTCCCGCGTGGTATTCGCCACCGCTGCTGGCCAAGCTCAGGGGCGGGACCGCGGCGTCTCCGATCCCTGCTGAACCCGCCCCGCTCGGCAGCCCCTCACCAGTGCATGACGCGTCGGCGAGTGCCGGGCCCGTATTGTTCGCCTACGACGGTTCCGAGCTTGCTGGATTTGCCATCGAGCAGGCTGCCGCGCAGCTTCCGCCATGGCGCGATGCACTCGTGGTGTGCGTGTGGCAACCCGTCGACGTGGGGTTCACCCCGATCGGCTCACGGCATTTCGACGCTGATCAGGCGACTGAGGTTCGGCACGCCGCGGAGCGCACCGCGGCGCATGGTGCGTCGCTCGCAGACGATGCCGGATTTCTCGCCAGCAGCGTCGCCGTCGAGTCCTCCCCCACTTGGCGGGGCATCGTCGAGACCGCTCGTGAGCACAACGCAAGTCTGATCGTGATCGGTCCCCACCGGCGGAGCGGACTGCTGGGACACCTGCAAGGCAGCGTGGCCGGCGCAGTCATCGCACACGCCACGACGCCGGTTCTTGTGATTCCTGAGCAAGCGAACCGACAGAGTGACGACACGGGCAGGGTGGTCGCTGAAACAGGCGTTGCTGGCCTGTAG
- a CDS encoding PhzF family phenazine biosynthesis protein, giving the protein MSIDVMLLRVFTNAEGKLGNPLGVIDAGTVPESDRQAIASRLPCSETIFVDRPEPGSGAARAQIFTTAVEVPFAGHPVVGAAAWLRHQQTPVRTLQLPVGLVEVAYEGASTVVCASADWTPEFVIEQLSSAEEVCNADVDDYSDGYPRYVWAWIDESAGTIRSRSFAPELGVDEDEATGAAAIRITDYLSRDLTIIQGLGSTIKTRWREDGWVYIGGLISYDGVDHY; this is encoded by the coding sequence ATGAGTATCGATGTAATGCTGTTACGTGTATTCACCAACGCTGAGGGAAAACTTGGGAATCCGCTGGGCGTAATCGATGCCGGCACTGTTCCCGAATCCGACCGTCAGGCGATCGCCAGCCGGTTGCCTTGCAGCGAGACTATTTTCGTCGATCGGCCCGAGCCGGGATCCGGCGCTGCGCGCGCCCAGATATTCACCACTGCCGTCGAGGTGCCGTTCGCGGGACACCCCGTCGTCGGAGCTGCTGCGTGGCTGCGCCACCAGCAGACACCCGTGCGTACCCTCCAGCTGCCGGTAGGCCTGGTCGAGGTCGCCTACGAGGGCGCATCCACGGTGGTGTGCGCGTCAGCTGACTGGACACCCGAGTTCGTGATCGAACAACTGTCTTCAGCTGAAGAAGTCTGCAATGCCGACGTCGACGATTACTCCGACGGCTATCCACGCTACGTGTGGGCCTGGATCGACGAATCGGCCGGCACGATCCGATCCCGATCGTTCGCACCGGAACTAGGGGTGGACGAAGACGAGGCTACGGGGGCTGCCGCGATACGTATCACCGACTACCTCAGCCGCGACCTCACGATCATCCAAGGCCTGGGCTCGACCATCAAGACCAGATGGCGCGAGGACGGTTGGGTCTACATCGGGGGACTGATCTCTTACGACGGCGTTGACCACTACTGA
- the ettA gene encoding energy-dependent translational throttle protein EttA: MRWIYQLNEARVVRGEKVVLDDVTFSLTPGAKVGVIGPNGAGKSTLLAVLAGHERTAQGDARPAPGISTGLLAQEPVLDNDKTVVGNVRDAVASIEALLTRYHDVAARLALDFDNELIAELGALQEQLDVSGAWDLDSRLEQAMEALRCPPPDMPVRCLSGGQRRRVALCRLLIARPDLLLLDEPTNHLDAESVHWLERHLAAYPGTVVAVTHDRYFLDNVAQWILELDRGRVDFYQGNYAAYLTAKTSRLQVQGRKDAKQLRQLQRELDWVRFDHTARQTHSSDRLRRYEQMSAAGPRHADFDGIRITPGPRLGSSVIEVDHLRKSIDGRELFADLSFTLPRNGIVGVVGPNGVGKTTLFQILSGNLMPDAGSVKIGESVRIAYVDQDRAHINPASSAWEVVSGGHDVLQIGGCEVNSRAYLATFGFRGPGQQKPARLFSGGERNRLNLALTLKVGGNVLLLDEPTNDLDIDTLSSLEDAIGEFAGCVVVSAHDRWFLDRVATHILAWETTETGQVQWYWCEGNFEKYEEDKVARLGQQAINPIAGTHRRLGRD; the protein is encoded by the coding sequence ATGCGATGGATCTATCAACTGAATGAAGCCCGTGTCGTGCGCGGAGAGAAGGTCGTTCTTGACGACGTCACCTTTTCGTTGACGCCGGGCGCGAAGGTCGGCGTCATCGGACCCAACGGCGCCGGTAAATCGACACTACTGGCAGTGCTGGCCGGACACGAGCGGACCGCTCAGGGCGATGCACGCCCGGCGCCCGGAATCTCAACCGGTCTTCTGGCACAAGAACCCGTTCTCGACAACGACAAGACGGTCGTAGGCAATGTTCGTGACGCCGTGGCCTCTATCGAGGCACTGTTGACGCGTTACCACGACGTCGCGGCCCGGCTTGCACTGGATTTCGACAACGAGCTCATCGCGGAGTTGGGTGCGCTGCAAGAACAATTGGATGTGTCAGGGGCATGGGACCTCGATTCTCGGCTGGAACAGGCGATGGAAGCGCTGCGGTGCCCGCCGCCCGACATGCCGGTTCGATGCTTGTCGGGCGGGCAACGGCGCCGGGTGGCACTGTGCCGCCTGCTGATCGCGCGCCCAGACTTGCTGTTGCTCGATGAACCCACGAATCACCTCGACGCCGAGAGCGTCCACTGGCTCGAGCGACATCTCGCCGCCTACCCGGGCACCGTCGTGGCCGTCACTCACGACCGGTACTTCCTCGACAACGTTGCGCAATGGATTCTCGAACTTGACCGCGGTCGCGTCGACTTCTATCAGGGCAACTACGCCGCCTATCTGACGGCAAAGACCTCGCGACTGCAGGTACAGGGCCGCAAGGATGCCAAACAACTGCGCCAGCTGCAGCGGGAACTCGATTGGGTGCGCTTCGACCACACCGCCCGTCAAACACATAGTAGCGACCGTCTACGCCGCTACGAGCAGATGTCTGCGGCGGGCCCGCGTCATGCCGACTTCGACGGCATTCGCATCACTCCTGGTCCGCGGCTGGGTAGCTCGGTGATCGAGGTAGACCATCTACGCAAGTCTATTGACGGTCGCGAACTGTTCGCCGACCTGTCATTCACCCTGCCGCGCAACGGAATTGTCGGAGTCGTAGGACCCAACGGGGTCGGTAAGACGACTCTGTTCCAGATACTCAGCGGCAACCTGATGCCCGACGCCGGCTCGGTCAAAATCGGCGAGAGCGTACGCATCGCCTACGTAGACCAAGACCGCGCACACATCAACCCTGCCAGTTCGGCATGGGAAGTGGTGTCCGGTGGGCACGACGTTCTGCAGATCGGCGGATGTGAAGTGAATTCGCGGGCATACCTCGCTACTTTCGGATTCAGGGGGCCCGGCCAACAGAAGCCGGCCCGCCTGTTCTCGGGTGGCGAACGCAACAGGCTCAATCTCGCACTGACCCTGAAAGTCGGTGGCAACGTGCTGTTGCTGGATGAGCCGACCAACGACCTCGACATCGACACGCTCTCGTCACTGGAGGATGCGATCGGCGAATTCGCCGGGTGTGTGGTCGTTTCGGCGCACGATCGCTGGTTTCTCGACCGTGTCGCCACCCATATCCTGGCCTGGGAAACAACCGAAACCGGTCAGGTGCAATGGTATTGGTGCGAGGGCAACTTCGAGAAGTACGAAGAAGACAAGGTCGCCAGGCTGGGCCAGCAGGCGATAAACCCGATAGCCGGCACGCACCGACGACTCGGCCGCGACTGA
- a CDS encoding DUF190 domain-containing protein, with amino-acid sequence MTDDCLKLTTYFGERQRTEGRFLADAMLDLYGRHQVASSIVLRGIAGFGLRHHMRTDQSLSMSEDPPVAVVAVDTAPVINSVLEPLIAMKKRGLLTLERARMLQNDIGSIELTDELHEATKLTIYVGRKERVYGVPAYVALCDLMYRRRLAGASVFLGVDGTSHGRRARARFFDRNADVPVMIIAVGSGEQIGKIIPELGGLLHRPLITIERVRICKRDGQLFERPHALPGTDEHGLPLWQKLMVYTSEATSHGGQPIHRALVQELRRQRSSRGATVLRGIWGFHGDHEPHGDKMFQLVRHVPVTTIIIDTPDNIAASFDIVDDITAEHGLVTSEMVPAQVSLDGDRRDGGTQLARHNY; translated from the coding sequence GTGACCGACGACTGCCTCAAACTCACCACCTATTTCGGCGAACGCCAACGCACCGAGGGTCGGTTCCTCGCCGACGCGATGCTGGACCTCTACGGCCGCCACCAGGTCGCCTCCAGCATCGTGCTACGCGGCATCGCCGGATTCGGTTTGCGCCACCACATGCGCACCGACCAGTCACTGTCCATGTCCGAAGACCCGCCTGTGGCAGTGGTGGCCGTCGACACCGCACCGGTGATCAACAGCGTTCTCGAACCACTCATCGCCATGAAGAAGCGCGGGCTGCTCACATTGGAGCGTGCGCGCATGCTACAAAACGACATCGGGTCGATCGAGCTGACCGACGAATTACACGAAGCGACCAAACTCACCATCTATGTCGGCAGGAAAGAACGCGTTTACGGCGTACCGGCGTATGTCGCGTTGTGCGATCTGATGTACCGACGCAGGCTCGCCGGAGCCTCGGTGTTTCTCGGAGTCGACGGGACCAGTCATGGGCGCCGCGCTCGAGCACGCTTCTTCGACCGCAATGCCGATGTGCCGGTGATGATCATCGCCGTGGGCAGCGGCGAACAGATCGGCAAGATCATTCCCGAACTGGGCGGTCTGCTGCACCGGCCGCTGATCACCATCGAACGCGTTCGCATCTGCAAACGCGACGGTCAGCTTTTCGAACGACCGCATGCGTTACCAGGGACCGATGAGCACGGCTTGCCGTTGTGGCAGAAGCTCATGGTGTATACGTCTGAGGCCACCTCCCACGGGGGCCAGCCCATCCACCGAGCACTCGTGCAAGAACTGCGTCGCCAGCGATCCTCACGCGGCGCCACGGTACTCCGCGGCATCTGGGGCTTCCACGGAGACCATGAACCCCACGGCGACAAGATGTTCCAACTTGTTCGCCACGTCCCCGTCACCACCATCATCATCGACACCCCCGACAACATCGCCGCATCCTTCGACATCGTCGACGACATCACCGCTGAGCACGGCTTGGTCACCAGCGAAATGGTCCCCGCACAAGTCAGCCTCGACGGCGATCGCCGCGATGGCGGAACGCAGCTGGCCCGTCACAACTACTGA
- the crcB gene encoding fluoride efflux transporter CrcB has translation MTALSWGGLLLAGGFGAVLRFVVDRQVMSRTAGRFPSGTLTVNLTGAVVLGGLSGLAPDPHITFLVGTGVIGAYTTFSTWMLETQRLTEEHQHRLAIVNVVASIACGLAAAMCGQLIGEHL, from the coding sequence ATGACAGCGCTGTCGTGGGGCGGACTGCTTCTGGCGGGCGGCTTCGGGGCGGTCTTACGGTTCGTCGTCGATCGCCAGGTCATGTCGCGCACGGCCGGGCGGTTTCCGTCAGGCACGCTGACGGTGAACCTCACGGGAGCCGTCGTACTCGGCGGGCTCAGTGGTCTTGCCCCCGATCCACACATCACGTTTCTCGTGGGCACCGGAGTCATCGGCGCGTACACCACCTTCTCGACATGGATGCTCGAAACCCAGAGGCTCACCGAAGAACACCAACACCGGCTGGCCATCGTCAACGTGGTAGCAAGCATCGCCTGCGGCCTGGCGGCGGCGATGTGCGGACAACTGATCGGAGAACACTTGTGA
- the crcB gene encoding fluoride efflux transporter CrcB, with translation MFGHDNRELAAVFAGGAVGTGLRAVVATVLPAAPGQWPWPTFIVNIAGALLVGYFTTRLLERLPLSSYRRPLLGTGVCGGLTTFSTMQVEIVHMIEAQQYRLAAGYATVSISVGLAAVHVASVLTRRVQSRGRA, from the coding sequence ATGTTCGGTCACGACAATCGAGAACTCGCAGCGGTGTTCGCCGGCGGGGCAGTCGGCACTGGCCTGCGGGCTGTGGTGGCCACCGTCCTGCCCGCGGCGCCAGGCCAATGGCCCTGGCCCACCTTCATCGTCAACATTGCCGGGGCACTCCTCGTGGGATACTTCACCACACGCCTGCTGGAGCGGCTGCCGTTGTCGAGTTACCGACGGCCGCTGCTCGGGACTGGCGTATGTGGGGGTCTGACAACGTTTTCCACCATGCAGGTCGAGATCGTCCACATGATCGAAGCTCAGCAGTACCGCCTGGCAGCGGGCTACGCGACAGTCAGCATCAGCGTGGGCCTTGCCGCGGTGCACGTGGCCAGTGTGTTGACTCGCCGTGTTCAGAGCCGTGGGCGCGCATGA